One window from the genome of Schistocerca piceifrons isolate TAMUIC-IGC-003096 chromosome 1, iqSchPice1.1, whole genome shotgun sequence encodes:
- the LOC124775638 gene encoding solute carrier family 46 member 3-like, whose protein sequence is MPSIVATFSGGMMNLMAVANVYIADISPVGQKELRLGILDASMYSAQMVASGLSSPLYSALNYHGIFALAAGLMLLCLLYSIFLLSETTAPYTPPQDESCGCCKGIFRPQLVRDALKTSLMKRPHHGRSAILIVIFVVVTGVLISQGEGIANYQFVNAKFHWTIDQNLLYGFFNNGTTAVGTLVGVMVFVRWLKLGDGWIALITFSCKITASIIFAISPESWFMFLGGAISCFGALIWVLARAMLTRLVTKDEIGQVFALAVTLEALTPLAGPPIYNAVFKATIDYFPGAFHLLSAGIMALDLAVLLFAVYLNRGAKKEEQQQREEEAIPLPA, encoded by the exons ATGCCGTCCATAGTGGCCACCTTCAGTGGCGGCATGATGAACCTCATGGCTGTTGCCAACGTCTACATTGCTGACATCAGCCCTGTGGGGCAGAAGGAGCTCAG ACTGGGCATCCTGGACGCCTCGATGTACTCGGCCCAGATGGTGGCGTCAGGGCTGTCCTCGCCGCTGTACTCGGCCCTCAACTACCACGGGATTTTCGCGCTGGCCGCCGGCCTCATGCTGCTGTGTCTGCTCTACTCCATCTTCCTGCTGTCGGAGACCACTGCGCCCTACACGCCGCCTCAAGAC GAGAGCTGCGGCTGCTGCAAGGGGATCTTCCGCCCGCAGCTGGTGCGCGACGCGCTCAAGACGTCCCTGATGAAGCGGCCTCACCACGGGCGCTCAGCCATTCTCATCGTCATCTTCGTGGTCGTCACTGGTGTCCTCATCTCCCAAG GAGAAGGCATAGCCAACTACCAGTTCGTGAACGCCAAATTCCATTGGACGATAGACCAGAACCTTCTGTATGGATTCTTCAACAATGGCACCACTGCTGTAG GTACCTTGGTGGGCGTGATGGTGTTCGTGCGGTGGCTCAAGTTGGGCGACGGCTGGATAGCCCTCATCACCTTCTCCTGCAAGATCACTGCCTCCATAATTTTTGCCATATCACCAGAGTCCTGGTTTATGTTTCTGG GCGGAGCCATCAGTTGCTTCGGAGCCTTGATCTGGGTTCTGGCCAGGGCGATGCTGACGAGGCTGGTCACCAAGGACGAGATAG GCCAGGTGTTCGCGCTGGCGGTCACCCTGGAGGCGTTGACTCCTCTGGCGGGGCCTCCCATCTACAACGCCGTCTTCAAGGCGACCATCGATTACTTCCCTGGAGCCTTCCACCTTTTGTCCGCGGGGATCATGGCACTCGACCTCGCTGTGCTGCT GTTTGCTGTTTACCTAAACCGCGGAGCGAAgaaggaggagcagcagcagcgggAAGAGGAGGCGATCCCGCTGCCCGCGTGA